Below is a genomic region from Trichomycterus rosablanca isolate fTriRos1 chromosome 15, fTriRos1.hap1, whole genome shotgun sequence.
GAGCAGAATCAGTAGGAGGGACATTTTCTGAGTCTTTTAAGCGCAGTTTTGGACaaatattctgttctattcgCTTTTTATTGCCTCTGtaaagtataattattatttgccCTTATCCAAAATGGCTGCCGATTgcgtaaacatttacaaaaaagtggattttatctcGAATTAAACGGCTAATGGATATAAATGTGGACTCAGATTGAAGCTTATAGAAGCAGGTAAGTGCTACTTTAGCTGTTGTGCTaatgctagttataactttttcGCAGTGTTGATGTGTACCGAGTGCTTTGATTATGCATGATGACATAATCATGATGATGCTTTATCAGATATAAAACTTTTCCGGGATATTTTTGATGCtgatgtatttgaagtaaaacaaacagcagaaatgtgatggtgAAGTTGTGCTGGCTTGTTTGGTATAAATGTTGTCGGCATGTATGCAAGTACCgcagtataatattacaaaatataaacactacttctgtcagaatttatcagacctacaattcttttgtgtttttaaaagaacttataaacaaaataagctcaaTGTTTACGTTGCTAAAAACTAGAGATTTTAAGCTATCAGAAGGGTCCTTCTTTACCAACAATGATATTTTGACAGTGTAacagtatacagagaaacacaataataaaaattccTAGCCCATCGACGGGCTAAGGACCACCAAGGGGttggtatgcagagaaacagatggactacagtcagtaattgtagaactacaaagtgctcctatatggtaagtggagctgataaaatggacagtgagtgtagaaacaaagaggtggtttcaatgttatggctgatcagtgtattatgcTGTTTACTTATTAGTGAATATATTTACTGAATGATTCAGAATGACTGTAATTGTGAGTGTTCCTATAGTGTTGCCTAATGGAGACACATTTCCTGTGAAGCATTACCATTTAATCTGTTTAATTTTGAAGGTCTAAAAAGGACATAATAAAAAAGACTGTTAAAAGaattttgtcattttattttgctGAAATTACTTAAGGTTTATATCAGCTTTAACGTGTAATTGTTTAAGTGCAAGTGTAACAAATATTACATATACATTGCTTCTTCTGTACAACAAAATGTCAGCTTTAGATTCAAGAGTACTTTATACAGTGACTTGTGAAGGATATGGTGGACAGATGATGTTTTGAATTTTATGCAAATTATGGATTTGAAAAAGAacgttttattttctgtttaaagATTAATTCATGCTGATTTAATAGTCTGTACTACACAAAAAATTAATTAAGTGATATCAAAAAGTGATAACATTttatgcaaaataaaaatataaaatactaaCAGGAAAGATTAAAAGAATCTTTTCTGCTTTTATGATTCTTGGTCCATTTCATTGCCAATGAGCTGTCTAAGTCTTATGTACAGATCCACTGTTTCAAACACATCATTTGTTAGTTCTAGATTATGCTCTGAAAGAAGGTCAACACATATGTTAAACACATCTTCATCACATGGAAATTCTTTGAAAACACAATTGTCCAAGCAGGCTTCAACCTTTTCTAGGTCTACGCAGTGCAGATAGTCCCTGGCTCCATACAGTTGAGGTACTGCATGCAATATGGATGGTCGACCGTGAGGACTTCGTGAGTTGTGGACTGGACATATCCTGTGGTTGTCCCAAGCCCAAGCAACCTCATTTAGTTCTTCCTAAAAGGCAACAAATGATCAAAGTCCATACATAAGCAGGTTGTGTGTGATTTCAACTACAGTAGTATGGAAAAGtgaaaaaatattaatcagGACCTAGTTTCATTCACACAATATATTCTATAAACAGTTAACCTTAAGGTGGggaaaaaaaattcattatATAGTATTTTCTTCCCCAAAAGTAAAATACTTATATGGGCTTTTGTCATCTTAGGTTGATTGGCTGTTGAAACACATTGTGTGGACTACACAACACTATATTGTACATATTATATCTAGTATAATTTTGTAGTTGAGTAGGTAGAAATTAATGTGAATTATTTGTAGTATTTTACCTTCTCATGCTGGTTGTGCATGAGATtacataatatttaaattaattaaaaagaaatagtGGTCTCTGACATTTGGACACCACTATCACTAATAATACCATGTATTCATTACTGTTGTAACCACTATTGCTAAGCATAGCTTCCACCCATGATCAGTAATACTACTAGTATGACTCCTCCATAGCTATGGACTGAACAGAACTTGATACTGtacaatttattaaaatatattagtgTCTTTAAAACCTACAGCATGTCAACCAGAGAAGGATGGGTTGACCTGTGAGTTTCAGTTCCTTCCAAAGTTTCTCCTTTTCTTCCTAAAAGGCAACAAATGATCAAAGTTTCTCCTTTTCAAAGTTTCAAATTTTTCCTTTGTACTTTCACCTTTGGTTTGTTTGCTAGGTCagttggttttatttatggattactgtaaagctgctttgtgaTGACTTCAGGTTGTAAAAGGtgacaaataaatctgacttgaaAATTgtaatactgtcccaacatttttggaaattGGGTTACATACACAAACTACAAAACCCTGCAGTCCAATAAAAAACTGCAACCTCCAAATCCCCCAAAACCTGAAATCCCCCCAAATAACTTGGAATACATTATTTCATTAACTCCCATTCCATTCTCCTGTAAAGAGACTATTTTGAAAATACATGTTTTTCATTGGACAGCGacaatatacaaacaaactAGTACCTCTGTGTGTCTACTAGTTTGTGTTTGTCCACTGTGTAATCATTAATGTAAGCTCACCTGTATTGTGTGAAGAAAACAGAACTGGATCAATGATTTGTCCAGGAAGGTGTCCGAGAAGTGTCCATCTTCTCTCAGTTTGTCAAAGAGGTCAATCCAAAACTGGATGCATTCACTTCGCTGTATGAGCCACCACCTTTCAATGCGCTGATTGCCAGTGCTTGCACCAAATGTTACATTGTCTGTTTCAGGTTGATCTtctgaaaaatgcaaaaatctcTGCATCTCTGCCACATGAACATTTTCTGTTCCTAAATCTAATCTCAGTCTTTCATGGCAGCCTGCAGATTTAATTACTGCATCAATAAAGTAGCCAGCAATGACCCTTGGatcgttgtttgttttgtatgcTTCAAGCCATACAAGGCTCCTGGAAAAACCATCAATACATCCACTTATTCCAATTCCAAATGGCTTGAGCCTATCATAGCCATCAATATGCCATACATAGTTAGGACCACGGCTATGATAAACTCGTCTCCGTAGTCGATTTCTTGACCTCAGGTCAACTCCTTCAGCATCTAGTAAACGCAATAGAACTCGAACTGTTTCTCTGTCAGTTACAATACCATTCATCCAACATTTTTGATGCATCCACCTATAACCATGACACTGACCAGAAGTTTCCAGTTGCAGTCGAATTAAATCTGCCACCTCAGCGACACCAGTCTTGTTCTTCCTGCGCCAAAGCTTTCTTCTGCTTAAAATTCTTTCAAGAGTTCTTAAAACAATCCCATGCAGTTCAGCTAGGAGAGCCAGGATTTCATCATTTGTGAAACCACGTTTGAAATATTCTTCAATGTGTTGGCAATCCATTTATTGTTGACCTTTGCAGCTATTAAGTAGCTTCAAAATGAATGTAATAGACCTATGAATTCCTTGTTGCAGAACTGTTGCAGGAttttaaatctcattattatgactttaaatctcataattatgactttaaatctcataattatgactttgaatctcataattatgactttaaatctcataataatgactttaaatctcataataatgactttaaatctcattattatgactttaaatctcataattatgaatttaaatctcataattatgactttaaatctcattattatgactttaaatctcataattatgaatttaaatctcataattatgactttaaatctcattattatgactttaaatctcattattatgactttaaatctcattattatgactttaaatctcattattatgactttaaatctcataattatgactttaaatctcataataatgactttaaatctcataattatgactttaaatctcattattattaatttaaatctcataataatgactttaaatctcataattatgACTTAGTAtatgagctttttttttcttcaagtgGCGGAAATGGGCTTCCATACACAtcagcacgtgcacgcgctcgcacttttatttctggttgaactgataaaaaattttgattttggaaaattaaaatacgacccgtttttcaatttctgcttatttgttatttgatttttgatcgtttttcattattggtttttgaaacgaaaaacgaaaaacgacccgttttcttgtttttcaactttgggatttgagacgaaaaacgaattaccaaaggtacacggaccctgAAAGAATGTCTCTTACTGTGTGCTTTACTGAGGCCTTTTAATCCACATGTTccccagctaacacagaacgttcccgtaacgttagattttggttcccctatggttatttttagggaaccatcccataacgttatgggaacgttctattttcgttaaaaaaaatcagcgctgttcccggaacgttccgggaactatgaaacctaacgttctctcatggttttatgaaaactaacagagaacgttatctaaaagttgccttaaggttttctttcttatgtgtttaaagtaacgttccagtaacgttcccggaaggttttcttatgatcagccttttgcttgagacggtccatgtagatcaacctttacttacaagtaccaactataaaactatgaaaccaAATGTTCTCTCAAggttttatgagaactaacagagaacgttagttacagcttgtataaggttttatttcttatgtgtataaagtatcgttccagtaacgttcccggaaggttttctcatgatccagtgagagaaattagctctctatatacaggggttggacaaaataactgaaacacctgtcattttagtgtgggaggtttcatggctaaattggaccagtctggtggccaatcttcattaattgcacattgcaccagtaagagcagagtgtgaaggttcaattagcagggtaaaagcacagttttgctcaaaatattgcaatgcacacaacattatgggtgacataccagagttcaaaagaggacaaattgttggtgcacatcttgctggcgcatctgtgaccaagacagcaagtctttgtgatgtatcaagagccactgTATcaagggtaatgtcagcataccaccaagaaggacaaaccacatccaacaggattaactgtggatgcaagaggaagctgtctgaaagggatgttcgggtgctaacccggattgtatccaaaaaacataaaaccacggctgcccaaatcacggcagaattaaatgtgcacctcaactctcctgtttccaccagaactgtccgtcgggagctccacagggtcaatatacacggccgggctgctatagccaaacctttggtcactcgtgccaatgccaaacgtcggtttcaatggtgcaaggagcgcaaatcttgggctgtggacaatgtgaaacatgtattgttctctaatgagtccacctttactgttttccccacatccgggagagttacggtgtggagaagccccaaagaagcgtaccacccagactgttgcatgcccagagtgaagcatggggtggatcagtgatggtttgggctgccatatcatggcattcccttggcccaatacttgtgctagatgggcgcgtcactgccaaggactaccgaaccattctggaggaccatgtgcatccaatggcggtgccgtgtatcaggatgacaatgcaccaatacacacagcaagactggtgaaagattggtttgatgaacatgaaagtgaagttgaacatctcccatggcctgcacagtcaccagatctaaatattattgagccactttggggtgttttggagaagcgagtcaggaaacgttttcctccaccagcatcacgtagtgacctggccactatcctgcaagaagaatggcttaaaatccctctgaccactgtgcaggacttgtatatgtcatttccaagacgaattgacgctgtattggccgcaaaaggaggccctacaccatactaataaattattgtggattaaaaattatttaatcttaacaactttttacttatcaaaaagtaagcagaaagtcttttaaagtgttttggattaagatagagagcaatttggaaatggaaactgttaggtaatgttatctagtgagtttcaggttaactggtagtctgaactgaaacttttcaggtaacgttagctaaaaggctaacagtttctagcattagacaacagctgctaaataattgaagctcattgaatactgtggataacgttaacttaaaagctacaataagcaacaagaacaacaacaataatagtaatacaataataagcaacagatgacctaccatctctgactacatccacaaggtggaccaacaaagcaggtgtgtataatttaagagtggacagtaagtgaacacggtatttgaaaactccagcagcgatgctgtgtctgatccagtgaGATAAGcaccacacacagtaacacaccaccaccacgtcagtgtcactgcagtgctgagaatcatccaccacctaaataatacctgctctgaggtggtcatgtggaggtcctgactattgaagaataaggtaaaagggggctaacaaattaTGCAGAGGaactgatggacgacagtggaactgtagagctacaaagtgctttattaaacccatagggaaagtcagtaaatggtttgtaaactatatggttagtggagctgatagaaaaagagtattcatacaaggaggtggttttaatgttatggctgatcgtgtataattttataacccaaaggttgtcccttgtattttttgtagatattcaagtgtccactaccatcactgagccacatttgcttattcacctctcatacatgagtgaaaactatgaacactactctgcagcatctaacagccggagtagatcatcagccaaggtcacaagatccaACAAGAAGGTTccgggtttaatccccaggtggggcggtctgggtcctttctgtgttgtttgcatgttctccccatgtccgcgtaggtttcatccgggtgctccggtttcctcccacagtccaaagacatgcaagtgaggtgaattggagacactaaattgttcatgactgtatttgatataaccttgagaactgatgaatcttgtgtaatgagtaactaccgtccccgccatgaatgtaaccaaagtgtaaaacatgaggttaaaatcctaataaacaaacaaacagtacttctttatattatatatatatatatacacagtgtatcacaaaagtgagtacacccctcacatttctgcagatatttaagtatatcttttcatgggacaacactgacaaaatgacactttgacacaatgaaaagtagtctgtgtgcagcttatataacagtgtaaatttattcttccctcaaaataactcaatatacagccattaatgtctaaaccaccagcaacaaaagtgagtacaccccttagtgaaagttcctgaagtgtcaatattttgtgtggccaccattatttcccagaactgccttaattctcctgggcatggagtttaccagagcttcacaggttgccactggaatgcttttccactcctccatgacgacatcacggagctggcagatattcgagactttgcgctcctccaccttccgcttgaggatgccccaaagatgttctattgggtttaggtctggagacatgcttggccagtccatcacctttaccctcagcctcttcaataaagcagtggtcgtcttagaggtgtgtttggggtcattatcatgctggaacactgccctgcgacccagtttccggagggaggggatcatgctctgcttcagtatttcacagtacatattggagttcatgtgtccctcaatgaaatgtaactccccaacacctgctgcactcatgcagccccagaccatggcattcccaccaccatgcttgactgtaggcatgacacacttatctttgtactcctcacctgattgccgccacacatgattgagaccatctgaaccaaacaaattaatcttggtctcatcagaccataggacatggttccagtaatccatgtcctttgttgacatgtcttcagcaaactgtttgcgggctttcttgtgtagagacttcagaagaggcttccttctggggtgacagccatgcagaccaatttgatgtagtgtgcggcgtatggtctgagcactgacaggctgaccccccaccttttcaatctctgcagcgcaacaattcgtcttttaagatcctcaaagagttctttgccatgaggtgccatcagcagcactcctgcgcctatctttcaaagacagcagttggatgtgacgctgagcacatgcactcagcttctttggacgaccaacgcgaggtctgttctgagtggaccctgctcttttaaaacgctggatgatcttggccactgtgctgcagctcagtttcagggtgttggcaatcttcttgtagccttggccatcttcatgtagcgcaacaattcgtcttttaagatcctcagagagttctttgccatgaggtgccatgttggaactttcagtgaccagtatgagagagtgtgagagctgtactactaaactgaacacacctgctccctatgcacacctgagacctaactaactaacgagtcacatgacattttggagggaaaatgacaagcagtgctcaatttggacatttaggggtgtagtctcttaggggtgtactcacttgttgccagtggtttagacattaatggctgtatattgagttattttgaggaaagaataaatgtacactgttatataagctgcacacagactacttttcattgtgtcaaagtgtcattttgtcagtgttgtcccatgaaaagatatatttaaatatctgcagaaatgtaaggggtgtactcacttttgtgatacactgtatatatatatatatatatatatatatatatatatatatatatatatatatatatatatatacatacacacacacacacacacacacacacacacacacacacacacatatcaaaCTGGTATACCTTAATAATATTAGACGCGGCCCAAATCAAATCCAACCAAGCTGGACTTCGGACATGCCTGCCttttgttaaccatgtccagaagtgatgtcaggttctctgggctcagcaatatctgggatggaccatcaaacAGTGGAAACGTTtgttgtggtcagacaaatcagtatttcagTATTTTTGGAGAAAATAAAGTTGATCTGGTAAAACATGTtagtgcttgtttattttgggtTTATATTGTTGGGTTTGGGTTTATATAATTTACATGAAAGTTTAAATGAACTCTGTTAGTGGATCCACCTAGTGACACAAAACCAAACCTACACCCACATCACCAGTTTCATACAAAAGCATCAACTGTGTTAttcatagtaataaaataatgaataataaagtttatacacaatttaAACACAAAATGGTCGTACTgataattattaatgatttaaaaaactattttaaataacTACATTAGTCTTTTATTAACTATTAAAATACTAAAGTTTAATTACTGGGTAAATAATGACTTCAGTCCTAAAGCTTATTAATTATTGATATAAAGATTATTAAAACACAAAGATAacacattaatgtaataaatacctAATCTATTGTGCAACATGTTCTTTACTGCTCTATAGAGGCTTTATTAAAGTATAAACACAGTTTTTTATTCATGATATTTTTAAGtcctatttgtgtgtgtgtgtgtgtgtgattgtacaatacacacacagtaaccacatgtaatatgtaattgtgtgtgtgtgtgtgtgtgtgtgtttaatgatactgattgtacaatacacacacagtaaccacatgtaatatgtaattgtgtgtgtgtgtgtttaatgatactgattgtacaatacacacacagtaaccacatgtaatatgtaattgtgtgtgtgtgtgtgtgtgtaaatgaagTTGAAGTAGTTTCAGCTCCACTGTAGAACTGGGTGACGTCACAGTCGCTGTTCTGAGCTCCTCTATTAAATCCTGATGGAATAAAAGTTGGGGTTTGGTGAAGCTGCTCTGTTTTCACCTCTTCACTCATCATGGCTGAGAAACAGAAGAGACGTGAGAACCAACGTGCTTCTTTAATGCAGAGATTCTTTTGTTGGCCGGTTTGTCTGACCCGTCCTCGGACGTCTTCTCAGGACGACCTGAATGAGGACAGCAGACAGAAATACGATGTGGACAGAGAGAACAGGATCGTTATGGAGGGATTTCTGTTCAAGAGGGCCAGCAATGTGTTTAAGACATGGAACAGGTTTGTAGAAAGCTCAAGTGGATTCAAaacgttttattttaattaaatatcagtattttttattcacttattcacttaattaactgatcaaaataaataaagccttAGATAAGATATTATATTAGATAAAAACTTTCAAGTCCAGGTTGACATGAAATAAAGCACTGAACAAACCCTGATGTACTGAACAGTTTCATTCCTGCAGTAATATTGTCAGTAATATTCAGTAGCTGCAGCtgtttctgtgtttctgtgtttttctctgcAGGCGCTGGTTTATGATTAAGGACAATCAGCTCATTTACAAGAGCAAGTCTAAGGTGAGTCACATGACCTTTTCCAACCTGATTTCATTTTCCTTGGTCAGGGTCTCGGGGGTCTGGttacactgggaaacactggacacaaggcaggaatcacCTGAACAAAGTGCCAATCATCACAGGGGCTTCAACCACCAATCCTGAGACATGGCCCATGACGTCTGTGTCGATGTCTGGCTggtcaatagcactgctgggatttaaatcagttaggggtcaccacagcagatcattcgtcTCAATCTTGTCCTGTCCTAAACACACTACTCTGTCCCTGCTCATGCAGAgcaccactcactcacccatttaactacccacatacacacagaggCATTTCAGGGTAGCcactccaccttctgcatgttttggggttgtgtaAGGTAAccaaagtacctggaggaaCCTCATATAGACACAAGAACACTTTACATTCAGTAAAACTAAACATTATACAGCATGAACTGTTAAAATGTGCTTTTAGGATCATCTGTTATTTTTGGTGtaaactttgtttgtttgtaaccagcgtgaggcgactgtgctgaTATTGATGTGAGATTGTGTAGGATTGAACACTGTGAGAACATCAGACACAGCTTTCACTTCCAGCTGGTTTCACCCACTAAGTGAGTGCTGTTCAATAATAAtactcatttatatatattacatttgtaaACACCTTTCtcacacaaaatacataaatcgtttaattaaaatgtgtgtgtgtgtgtgtgtgtgtgtgtgaaggaggTGTTTTTTGAAAGCTGATTCAGAGGAGATTGGACAGGCTTGGATGAAAGTAATACAGAACATCATTACCAAGCCTGATGATGCTGGCAGATCAGACAGCTGGGAGGTAACACCTTCTGAGAATCACTGAGACGTGTATATATCTAATGATGTAATAATACAGCAACACAAAGTctctcatttaaaaacattaagtgTGAATTGTGATGTTGTTCCCTGTatgatattttatttgcatctgTGTAACACCAGTATGATCTGTTTGATAGACACTAGACAGGAAGTCGTCATTGTCTGCAGTTAGTTCAGACTCAGATCAGCATCAAAAAGCATCTGAAGCTTCAGGTAATATTGAGATTGTAGCTAAATCAAACCTTACCTGCAGACTTTAGCTTCAAAATAGCTGAACTGTTTCTGTTTGACTGTTTCTGTTTCACCTTCTTCCCTCGACACCTTCCTACCTTTGACCTTTAGCCTCTGTAGCTGAGATCAGCCTTGGTGAAGTGATCTTTGAATGTGCTGCTGAGTTGAATGACTCTGATGCCTCTGTTGAGCGCGGTGGTAAGTATAGTACATACAGCTTTTCAGGGGTTTGTTCTGTAGGTGCAGAAGAAGAAATCCTGAGCAATGAAGAAAGCCCAGAGGATCCAACCACCAGCGTTCATTTCTTCAACATCCTGAACCATGAAGGTCAGTTTATTCTTCACTAATTCCTGTAATAATATATTGTTGTACATCTGTTACCTGCTACATCAACCAATAGAGATTATATTACACCTGCAGAAATACAGAATACAGCCAAACACCACTGACAGCCTTTATATAACAGATATTTAGTACTGCTGATATGCTGTACATTTTCTATGTGAATTTGACTTAAAtggaataaaaatcacttttacagagagtttgGATTGTTGCTACACTGTGGGAGAGCTGCTGGGAGAAGGAGGCTGTGGTGCGGTTTATGCTGGTGTTTGTAATGCAGATGGGAAACAGGTGAACatcagcacataaacacaagaCAGGAAGTGTAGAGCATTACACATTAATAAGATACAATCAGAAGGAGAAATGTTCTATTTGGATGATGAGATTCTTTAACTAAAccctaatgtttattattattacttctgtACAACTAAATCCActaattgtgtttgtatttgtgaacAGGTTGCTGTGAAATATGTGCTGAAGGACCCCCGCGACAGATTAATCACTATTGTAAGttcatctttttcttttactaatAAAGTATCACAAAGACTCAACAAGGTTTAAACAAGATAAAAACCTTCATAGACCAGATCTAGACCAAAACTGTTGGTCCACTTACTGCCTTAGACCAGCCCAGATCTTTACTAACAGACCTGCTCATCATAGTTTAGACCTACTACTGATTCCAAACCTTGTCTGTTGTTCTATTAGCCTGAAGAGAAGTACCCACTTCCTGCGGAGGTGGCGTTAATGAAGATGGTATTCAAGCCACCTCACTGTAATTCTGTGCTGAAACTACTGGATTGGTTTGACACGCCCGAGCACTACATCCTAATCCTGGAGCGACCCATCCCCTGTATGGACCTCTTTGACTTCATTCAGCAGTTCCCAATGAATGAAGCTGTGGCTCAGCTCATCATGTGGCAGGTGGTTCTGGCTGCAATTCACTGCCATGATTGTGGAGTTTTTCACCGGGACATCAAGCCAGAAAATCTTCTGGTGAACACCGAGACACTGGAGGTCAAGCTGATCGACTTTGGCTGTGGGGACTTACACAAGGAAACAGCGTACACCTCATTTTCAGGTAAGTTCACCTCAGAAGTACTTAGTTACAGAATGAAATGGATTTGAGTGGAGAAGTATTTCTCTAAAGCATTTCTCCCTTTCACTCAGGCACTAAGTCATACGCTCCACCTGAGTGGATAGTTGAGAAGGAAATGTATGGCTGCCCTGCTACTGTGTGGAGTCTGGGCGTACTCCTGCACACCATAGTTTGTGGAGAGATGCCGTT
It encodes:
- the LOC134328240 gene encoding serine/threonine-protein kinase pim-1-like isoform X2; the encoded protein is MKVIQNIITKPDDAGRSDSWETLDRKSSLSAVSSDSDQHQKASEASASVAEISLGEVIFECAAELNDSDASVERGGKYSTYSFSGVCSVGAEEEILSNEESPEDPTTSVHFFNILNHEESLDCCYTVGELLGEGGCGAVYAGVCNADGKQVAVKYVLKDPRDRLITIPEEKYPLPAEVALMKMVFKPPHCNSVLKLLDWFDTPEHYILILERPIPCMDLFDFIQQFPMNEAVAQLIMWQVVLAAIHCHDCGVFHRDIKPENLLVNTETLEVKLIDFGCGDLHKETAYTSFSGTKSYAPPEWIVEKEMYGCPATVWSLGVLLHTIVCGEMPFGDEVEIVDGGLDFLPELSDTCYHLISRCLEKQPEKRLSLKEILQHEWFTENSMRHLRG
- the LOC134328240 gene encoding serine/threonine-protein kinase pim-1-like isoform X3, translating into MKVIQNIITKPDDAGRSDSWETLDRKSSLSAVSSDSDQHQKASEASASVAEISLGEVIFECAAELNDSDASVERGGKYSTYSFSGVCSVGAEEEILSNEESPEDPTTSVHFFNILNHEESLDCCYTVGELLGEGGCGAVYAGVCNADGKQVAVKYVLKDPRDRLITIPEEKYPLPAEVALMKMVFKPPHCNSVLKLLDWFDTPEHYILILERPIPCMDLFDFIQQFPMNEAVAQLIMWQVVLAAIHCHDCGVFHRDIKPENLLVNTETLEVKLIDFGCGDLHKETAYTSFSGTKSYAPPEWIVEKEMYGCPATVWSLGVLLHTIVCGEMPFGDEVEIVDGGLDFLPELSDSICVDEDYRKKTVCVCV
- the LOC134328240 gene encoding serine/threonine-protein kinase pim-1-like isoform X1; this encodes MKVIQNIITKPDDAGRSDSWETLDRKSSLSAVSSDSDQHQKASEASASVAEISLGEVIFECAAELNDSDASVERGGKYSTYSFSGVCSVGAEEEILSNEESPEDPTTSVHFFNILNHEESLDCCYTVGELLGEGGCGAVYAGVCNADGKQVAVKYVLKDPRDRLITIPEEKYPLPAEVALMKMVFKPPHCNSVLKLLDWFDTPEHYILILERPIPCMDLFDFIQQFPMNEAVAQLIMWQVVLAAIHCHDCGVFHRDIKPENLLVNTETLEVKLIDFGCGDLHKETAYTSFSGTKSYAPPEWIVEKEMYGCPATVWSLGVLLHTIVCGEMPFGDEVEIVDGGLDFLPELSDTCYHLISRCLEKQPEKRLSLKEILQHEWFTENSMRLGHLRG